The following DNA comes from Rhodanobacteraceae bacterium.
CAGCATCGGTACGTAGGCGCCGCAGGCGGCGAGCATCGGCGCCAGTACCAGGCTGACCAGATCGCCGACGCCGCCGGTGGAATGCTTGTCGAGCACCGGGCGGTCATAGCCCAGGCCATGCCAGGCCAGCACCCGACCGCTGTCGCGCATGGCCAGTGTCAGGCGGGTGGTGTCGTCCTCGCTGAGGCCGAGAGTGCAGACGGCCATCGCGAAGGCGGCGACCTGGGCGTCGCCCCAGCTGCCATCACTGATCCCGGCGACCAGCGATTGAAGGTCGGCAACGCTGAGCCGGTGTCCCAGTCGCAACTGCCGCAGCAACTCCTGGGGCAGCGCGGGTTGTTCGGCAAGGGCGCACATGGGGCAACCGTGAATCTGCGATCGCCATAGTGTGGACCGTAGCCTCCAGTCAAGGTCTGACCACGGTCAAGCCGCGTGCCTGCGGCGAACCGTGTCGGCCCGATTCCGCTCAGGCAGCGGCCGTCAGGTCTGCCGCGCCGGCGATCATGTTGCGCGTGATCAACCGGCAAAAGCGCATCCAGGCTTGCTTGACGTCGGCGGTGCAGCGATCGCCAAGGACCCGCTCCAGGCTGCGCGCCAGGGCCAGCCCGACCAGCAGGTAATGGCTCTGGCGCACGCCATAGCCAACGTGGCGCCGACCCAGTTGCTGCAGCAGCGACTTCAGCCGCTCCGGATCTTCCAGCAGGTCCACAGC
Coding sequences within:
- a CDS encoding hemin receptor; this translates as MQIIQREIVRSSFAEMTPSTSALAQAFYQELFALDPGVHRLFVTDPHLQREKLLQMIGTAVDLLEDPERLKSLLQQLGRRHVGYGVRQSHYLLVGLALARSLERVLGDRCTADVKQAWMRFCRLITRNMIAGAADLTAAA